One Paucibacter aquatile genomic window, TCCAGGGCGCGCGGGGCATGGCCGATCACGGTGTAGAGCCCGCTGCCGTCGCTGGAGTCGGGTTCATTGCCGCGGGCGGCGCCGACCATGCTGTTGCAATGGGTCAGCCAGGCGTGGCCTTTCTTCGGGTCAGCCGCCACTGGCCAGCCCTGGACGAAGCCGACCTGGGGCGCCCAGCCATCGCGCTCCGGCAGGGCGCGGAAGTCCAGGCCTTTCAGCGCGCGGGAAAACTCGACCGGCGCCTTGGCCAGGTCCGCGGGCTTGGCGCGGGCGGTGGGCGCCTCGTCATCGGCATCGCCCCACTGGGTGACGTAGTTGTCCTGCACGCGGATGATGGCCAGGCCGTCGAAATAGCCGCCGCGGGCCAGCCGAACGATGTTGCTGGCATGCACGGGCGCGAACTCGCGCGCCAGTTCGATCACCACCGGGCCGCTGGCCAGCTCCATCAGCAGGGCATCCTCGGCCTTGACTTCGCGCCAGTCGCCGGGCTGGGCGGCGGCCAGCACATCGGCGCTGCTGGGGCGTTTGCCGGGGTCGGGCTGGCCGGCGGCCTGGGCGCTGGGGCTCAGCAGCAGGGCGGCTGCAAGGCTGGAGACAAGGCGGGTGGCCAGGGCGGGCAAGGTCTTGTGCATGGGAGCTCCTCCGTAGGGATGCGGTTGCAATCTGGCCGGCAGCATAGCCGCCGGCAGCGGGCCCGCGGCTGGGGAGAACCATGCCCCTGCCTACAATGCCGCCATGGCTTTTGTTCATCTGCGCACCCACACCGAATTTTCCGTCGTCGACGGCACCCTCAGAACCGATGACGCGGCCGCTGCGGCCGCCAAAGATGGGCAGATCGCCCTGGCCATCACCGACCTGGCCAATATGTTTGGCGGCATCAAGTTCTACAACGCCTGCCGCAAGAAAGGTGTCAAGCCGGTGCTGGGCGCCGACTGCTGGCTGGAGCCCGAGGGCTCGGACAAGAACCCGACCCGCCTGCTGCTGCTGGTGCAGAACTTCCAGGGCTATCTGAACATCTGCGAGCTGCTCTCGCGCGCCTGGATCCAGAACGTGCAGCGCAACCAGGCCTGCCTCAAATGGGAATGGCTGCAGGAGCTGAATGAGGGCTTGATCTGCCTCTCGGGCGCCCAGTTTGGCGGCCTGGGCCAGGCCTTGCTCAGTGGCGACAAGGTGCGGGCGCGCGATTGGGCGCAGCGCTTCTCGGCCATCTTCCCGAACCGCTTCTACATCGAGTTGCAGCGCGCCGGCCTGGCCGGCCAGGAGGCCCTGGTCCAGGCCAGCGTGCCCTTTGCGGCCGAGCTGGGCCTGCCGGTGGTGGCCACCCACCCGATCCAGTTCCTGGGCGAAGACGATTTCGATGCCCACGAGGCGCGCGTCTGCGTGGCCGAGGGCGAGACCCTGACCAACCCCAAGCGCATCAAGCGCTTCCTGCCGGGCCAATACTTCCGCTCGCAAGCCGATATGGAGGCGCTGTTTGCCGACATTCCGTCGGCGATCGCCAACACGGTGGAAATCGCCCGCCGCTGCTCCATCAGCCTGGTGCTGGGCAAGCCGCAGCTGCCCAATTTCCCGACGCCGCTGCTGGAAGACGGCACGCCCATGCCGATGGAGCAGTACTTCCGCCAGCTGTCCTTTGAGGGCCTGGAGGACCGGCTCAAGCTCTTGTACCCCGACGAGGTCAAGCGTGACGCCGAGCGGCCACGTTATGTGGAGCGCCTGGAGTTCGAGCTGAACACCATCATCAAGATGGGCTTCCCGGGCTACTTCCTGATCGTGGGTGACTTCATCAAGTGGGCCAAAACCCATGGCTGCCCGGTGGGCCCGGGTCGGGGCTCGGGTGCCGGCTCCCTGGTGGCCTATGTGCTCTTGATCACCGACCTGGATCCGCTGCAGTACAACTTGCTGTTCGAGCGCTTCCTGAACCCGGAGCGGGTGTCCATGCCCGACTTCGACATCGACTTCTGCCAGGGCAACCGCGACCGGGTGATCGATTACGTCAAGGAAAAATACGGCCGCCCGGCCGTCAGCCAGATCGCCACCTTCGGCACCATGGCCGCCAAGGCGGCCTTGCGCGACATCGGCCGCGTGCTGGGCATGGGCTATGGCCAGGTGGACTCCATCGCCAAGCTGATCCCGGCGCCGCCGGGCAAGACCGTGACCCTGGCCAAGCTGCCGGAGAACTTCGATCCTGAAAAGGAAAAGATGATCTACGCCCGGCACGAGGCGCCGGAGCTGAACGAGCGCGAGGCCCAGGAGGAAGAAGTGGCCGAGCTGCTCAAGCTGGCCGCACGGGTGGAAGGCATGGTGCGCAATATCGGCATGCACGCCGGGGGTGTGCTGATCGCGCCAGGCAAGATCACCGACTTCTGTCCGCAGTACCAGCAGCCGGGCTCCACCTCGGCCGTGAGCCAGTACGACAAGGACGACGTCGAGGCCATTGGTCTCGTGAAGTTCGACTTCTTGGGCCTGGCCACGCTGACGATTCTGGAGCTGGCCAAGGACTTCATCGTCGCCCGCTACCCGGACCAGAAGAACTTCGCCTTCGAGACCATTCCGCTCGACGACCGGCGCACCTACAAGCTGTTCTCGGATGGATTGACCGAGTCCGTGTTCCAGTTTGAATCGACCGGCATGCAGCGCATGTTGAAGGACGCGAAACCTTCGCGGCTGGAAGACCTGATCGCCCTGAACGCGCTCTACCGACCCGGTCCCATGGACCTGATCCCGACCTTTGTGGCGCGCAAGCACGGCAAGGAAGTGGTCGAGTATCCGCACCCGCTGACCGAGCCGGTGCTGGCCGAGACCTACGGCATCATGGTCTACCAGGAGCAGGTGATGCAGACCGCCCAGGTGCTGGGCGGTTACAGCCTCGGCGGCGCCGACATGCTGCGCCGGGCCATGGGCAAGAAGAAGGCCGAGGAGATGGCCGAGCACCGGGCCATCTTCCGCAAGGGCGCGGCCGTCAACGGCCTGGATGAGAAACAGGCCGACGAAGTGTTCGACCTGATGGAGAAGTTCGCGGGCTACGGTTTCAACAAGTCGCACGCCGCCGCCTACTCCCTGTTGGCGTACCACACGGGCTGGCTCAAGGTTCATTTCACGGCCGAATTCTTCGCCGCGAACATGACGATTGAAATGGACGACACCGACAAGCTCAAAGTCTTGTTGAATGACGCCAAGCTCTTCGGCATCGATTTCGAGCCGCCGAACGTCAATCTCGGTGTGCACCGGTTCGAACCCATCATGCCGGGCGACGGGGTGTTCCCGAACTGGGCGGCGCCGGGCACGCCGGGCGGCCGGCCCAAGCGCATCAATTACGGCCTGGGCGCGATCAAGGGCACGGGCAAGGGCGCGATCGACTCCATCGTCGCGGTGCGCCAGAAGGACGGCCCCTTCAAGAGCTTCTACGATTTCTGCTGCCGCATCGACCGCAAGGCCTGCAACAAGCGCGTGGTGGAAGCGCTGATCAAGGCCGGCGCTTTCGACAGCCTGGAGCCCGACCGTGCCCGCCTGCTGGCCAGCGTGGCCCGCGGCTACACCCATGCCGAAACCCAGGAGGCCAATGCCGACCAGGGCGGCCTGTTCGACTTCGGCGACACCCATGGCTCATCTACGGCCGAGCCCGATCTGGTGGACGTGCCGGCCTGGAGCATCAAGGAAAAGCTGACGCTGGAGAAGACGGCCATCGGCTACTACCTCAGCGGCCATCTGTTTGACCAAAGTGGCGACGAGGTGCGGCGCATGGTCAAGCGCCGCATTGCCAATGTTGAGGACGCCGCGCTGAGCCGCGAGGTGGTGATGCTGGCCGGCATCGTCAGCGATCTGCGCGTGATCAACGGCAACCGCGGCCGCGTGGCGATCTTCAAGCTCGACGACAAGAGCGACATCATCGAAGCCGTGGCCAACGAGGAACTGCTCAATCTGCACAAGGAGCTGCTGGTCGACGACGAGCTCTTGATCCTGCAGGGCAAGGTGCAGATCGACCGCTTTGCTGGCGGCTACCGCTTCAATGTCCAGGCCATCTGGGACCTGGCTGCGGCACGCACGCGATTTGGCCGTTACTTCTACGTGCCGGTCGGTGCGACCCTTCCGGATCTGAAGGAGGTGGTCAAGCAATGGCCGCCGCGCCAGGTGCAGACCGAGCAGGGTGTGACGCTGCTGGGCCTGAAGATCCAGACTCACCACTTCTTGCAGGGCGAGCACGAGGGTGCCGAGTTCCGGTTGGAGCTGGGCGAAGACAGCCGCTTCTGGCCCTGCGACGAGGCCCTGGCGCGCCTGAGCCAGTTTGGCGGCCCGGCGAAAGGCCAGGCCAAGCCCTTGCCGCAGGCGCAAATCATTTACGACGCCGGTTGACGTTGATTCTTGCAGCTGCATGACGCGGGCCACCGCATGCCTGCCCTGTGGCGGCTGGGCTGCAGGCCGTGGTGTTTTGCCCGCTTCTCGAGGCTTCGTCCGGGCTGGAATTCAGCGATGATGTGACGCAATTCACACCATGGCTGCGACTCCCTCGTCTTCTCCCCGCACCGGTCTCATCCTGACTGGAGGTGGCGCCCGCGCCGCTTACCAGGTGGGCGTGCTGGCGGCCCTTGCCCAGCTGCGCCGGGATGCCGGCCTGGGCGGCCCGCAGACCTCGACCCCGTTTCCGGTGGTGGCCGGCACCTCGGCCGGCGCCATCAATGCCGCCACCCTGGCCTGCAATGCCGATGATTTCGATGCCGCGGTCGATGGCCTGGTGCACCTCTGGCAGAACCTCCATGTGGACCAGGTCTACGCCGCCGATGCCTTTGGCGTGATCCGCACCGGCGCGCGCTGGATGACCATGATGAGCCTGGGCTGGGCCGTGGCCCGCTGGCGCCGCACGCGGCCCAACAGCCTGCTCGACAACTCGCCCCTGGGGCGCTTGCTGAACCGTTGGATCCGCATGGATCGGCTCGATGCCATGCTGGCCGCCGGCCATATGCAGGCCCTGGCCATCAGCGGATCGAGCTACACCTCGGGCCAGCATGTCACCTTCTACCAAACCCATCTGCCCTTCGAGCCCTGGCTGCGCTCGCAGCGCATCGCCGTGCGGGCCAAGCTCAGCATCGATCATCTGATGGCCTCCTCGGCCATTCCCTTCATCTTCCCGGCTCAGCAGCTGGATCTGGATGGCCAGCTCGAATGGTTCGGCGACGGTTCCATGCGCCAGAGCGCGCCGATCTCGCCGGCCGTGCATCTGGGCGCCGACCGTGTGCTGGTGATCGGCGCCGGGCGCATGCACGAGCCCCCGGGCCGGCGCCAGACCCTGGTCAGCGGCCACCCGAGCATGGCGCAGATCGCCGGCCATGCTTTGTCCAATATCTTTCTCGATGCGCTGGCGGTCGATGTCGAGCGCCTGCAGCGCATCAACAACACCTTGTCGCTCTTGCCGCCGGACGCGCTGCAGGCCACGCCGCTGCGGCCCATCGATGTGTTGGTGATCGCCCCCAGCCGCCGCCTCGATGAGCTGGCGGCCGAGCACCAGGGCAGCCTGCCGCCGGCCATCAAGGGCCTGCTGCGCAGCGTCGGCGTGGCCGGTGAGGGCAAGGGGGCCAGCGGCTCGGCCTTGACCAGCTATCTCTTGTTCGAACCCTCCTTCACCGGCGAGCTGATCAATCTGGGCATGAGCGACACGCTGGCGCGGCGTGTCGAGGTGCAGAAGTTCTTTGGCTGGCCGACGCAGGCGCCAAGCTTCGACCCGGCCGCCATGCGGCGGCGCAAGGCAGGCTTTGCACAGGCGCCCGTGGATGCCCCCATGGAGGCTTGAGCTCAAGCCAGAGGCAGCTCAACTTCGGCACACAGCCCGCCTTCAGCGCGGTTGCTCAGTTGCAGCCGACCACCCTGGCGCTCGATCAAATCTCGCGCGATGTACAGCCCCAGCCCCGTGCCGCCGGTGTGGCGGTTGCGGGAGGACTCCAGCCGGTAGAAGGGCTGGAACACCGCCTCCAACTGCTCGGTGGGGATGCCAGGCCCTGGGTCCTCGATACGCACCCGCACGCGCTGGTCCTCCAGCACCACGCTGACCTCGGCACTGCCGCCGTAGCGGATTGCATTGCCCAGCAAATTGCCGAACACACGGCGCAGCGCACTGGGCTGGGCCCGCACCCGGGCCGGCGGGCCGCTGCAGTGCACGGCATGGCCTTGCTCGCTGAGGTCGTCGCTGAGGGCGGTCAGCAGGGCGCTCAGGTCCTGGATCTGCGCTGCCTCGGTCGAAGCCAGGCCATCGCCCTGGAACAGCTCCAGCACCGAGTCGATCATGGCGCTCATCTCGACGATATCGCCCACCGCTGCGCGACGCGGGCCTTCTTCCAGGCTCAAGGTCTCCAGGCGCATGCGCAAGCGGGTCAGCGGCGTGCGCAAATCATGCGAGATGGCCGCCACCAGCAGGCCGCGCTCGTTGAACTGCTGGCGCATCTGCCGGGCCATCTGGTTGTAGAGCCGCGCTGCTTCACGCACTTCGAAGGTGCCGCTGCCTTCATCCAGCTGAGGCAGGGGCGCGCGGCCTTTGACCGCGTCACCGAGGCCGGCTGAGGCCTGCATCAGCCGCCGCATGGGCTGTGCCAGCCAACGCGATCCCAGCCAGGCAGCCAGCGCCATGACCAGCAGGCGCACGCCGTAGTCCAGCGCGGTTTGCGCGGCATTCAGGCCGGGCGGGCGAGGGCCGCCAGGCCCCGCGCCGCGTGGCGGGCCGGAGGGTTGCTCCAGCATCTGCAGGCCGCGCGTGGGCGGCAGGGAAGGAAAGGTGGGCAGGCGGCCCGGTTCGCCCGGGCCGGCCCCCGGGCCTGCCGCTCGATGCGGTGGTGGCGGCGGCGGGTGAGCTCCGGGGCCCTCGGCTGGCTGCAAACCAGGTGGCGAGGCGTCGGAGAAGTGCAACCAGCGCACGGTGGCAAAGGCCAGCACATGGCTCAGCACCAGGCTCAGCCAAAGCAGCAGGAAGAGCCGCTTGGCCAGGCTGTCCTTGAACAGCGCCGCCGAGGCGCGCCGCGCCCAGCTCATGCGGTGCCACCTTTCAGCACCTGCGGTGTGGCATCGAAGAGGTAGCCCTCGCCGCGCAGGGTGCGGATCAGGCGAGGCTCGCGCGAGGAGTCGCCCAGCTTCTGGCGCAGGCGCGAGATGCTCAGGTCCACGCTGCGGTCGTTGACGTCCACGCCCGGCGCGCGGGTCAGCTCGATCAGCTGCTCGCGGCTGAGCACGCGGCCGGGCCGCTCGACCAGGGCGCTGAGCATGCGGAACTCGGCCTGCGACAAAGCCATCACCACCTCCTCCGGCGAGATCAGCTGGCGCAGCATGCGGTCGAAACGCCAGCCCTCGAACTGCAGCAGGCGGGCCGAACCGAGGTGGGCGCCCTGAACGTCCTCGGGCGCACCGGCTTTCTTGATGCGCCGCATCAGGGCGTGGATGCGGGCCACCAGCTCGCGCGGCTCGAAGGGCTTGCCCAGGTAATCGTCCGCACCCATTTCCAAGCCCAGCACGCGGTTGATCGGGTCACCGTGAGCGGTCAGCATGATGACCGGCGGCCCGCCGCGCTGCTGCAGCCATTGGCACAAGCTCAGTCCGCCCTCGCCCGGCAGCATCAGATCGAGGATGACGACATCGAAATGCTGGTTGGCGATCAGGCGGCGCATCTCCACACCATCGGCGGCCGTTTGGGCGCGGATGTCGAAGCGCTGCAGATAGCTTTGCAGGCTGAGGCGAATCTCTTGGTCGTCATCGACCACCAGGCAGTCCATCACCGACTCCTCGGGCGTCACAGGAGCTGCCGAGCCTACCTCAGCCGCCCGCCTCATGCGCCCACGCCGACGTTCAGGGTCGCGGCATAGCCCTGGCTGACGTTGCCGCTGACGCTGGCCAGCTGGCTGCTGACGCCGTCGCTGAAGACGTTGTCGGTGGCAAAGCTGATGCGGGCGAAGTTGCTGCTGCTGGCGTTGTAACCGGTGGCGCTGCTGTAGACCTGCTGGCAGATCGCCTCGGGGAAGGCGATCTGCGAGGTGCGCAGCTTGTTGGCATAGCCGCTGGCCAGGGCCTGGCTGCGGTAGACCTCGAAATGCATATGCGGCATGCGACCGTCGTAGCAGCCGGGGAAGACGGTGTCGAAGACCACCAGGCCGTCGCTGCCGCTGCTTTGCACGCCGCGCAGATAGTTCTGGTCGGTGACGCCGCTGGAGTACATGGAGTAGCGGCCTTCGCGATCGCAGTGCCAGAGGTAGACAGCATAAGCCGACAGATCGGCGCAGCTGCTGCTGTTGCTGTTTTGCAGGCGCAGGGTCAGCGTCAGCGGCACGCCGCCGGCCAGGCCGCTGGCGCCGGCGATGCTGCTGCGGATGTCGCGCCGCACGATGCCGCTCAGGGCCAGCGCATTGGCGATGCTGCCATTGGCGCTGTTGGAGCCGTCGCCCGGATAGGGGCCGGCCGTCTCCTCGGGAATCAGGGGGCAGGCACTGTTGTTGCTGCCGCCACCGCCGGTGCTTCCACTCGAGCTGCCGCCATTGGAGCTGGAACTGCTGCCCTCCGAGCCACCGCCTCCGCAGGCCACCAGGCCCAGGCTGCTGGCCGAGCCCGCCACCGTGGCGAACCAGGCCAGGGCCCGGCGGCGCTGCAGGCGACCGGCTTCGAGGCGGGCCAGATCGTGTGACAGGCCGAGGTCGTGATCCTCGCGGGGGGCGTGGGCGGCGGTGAAGAGCGGTGAGGGCGAAGGGTGAAGCGACATGACGGAAACTCCTGCAGCAAGGCGTGGGCGTGGGCGTGGCGGAGCGGCCGGGGCATGCACCCTGGGGCTCGGCCGGGCAGCCGGGGCTGCCTGCAGGCCATTGGAGCGCCCTCGTTTGTCGGTGGTTCAGTCAGTTTGTGTCGGGGCTGACACAACGGCTCGCTCAGGGAGCACTCGTGCTGGCCTTGGGCTCGCGGTCCTGCCAGGCCTGGCCTGCGACGCGCAGGCCTTGCTCCGACAGCTGCCGGGCCAGAGCCGGGCCGATGCCACGCACGCGTTGGCGCAGGTCGGCCCATCCTTCAAAGGCCTGCTGCTGGCGCGCGTGCAGCAGCCGCTCGACCAGGGCCGGGCCCAGGCCGCGCAGCGATTCCAGCTGGGCGCGGCTGGCGGTGTTGAGTTCCAGCGGCTTGGGGCTGGGATCGCTCTGGGCGCTGGCCAGGGGTGGCCTCGCCAGGCAGGCCGCAGCCAGGCCGCACATCAGCAGCTGGCGGCGAGAGGGGGCGGCGTCCATCGGCGTCATCTCGTGCTCGCGCCTCACCCCGGGGTTCACTCGCCGTTCTGTGCCCGCACCATGGCGGCATAGGCGCCGTCGCGGGCCAGCAGCTCGGCGTGGCTGCCCGATTCGCTGACGCGACCCTGGCTCATGACATGGATCTGGTCGGCGCTGCGGATGGTGGACAGGCGGTGGGCGATCACGATCAGGGTCTTGCGGCCCTGCCACATCTCCAGCGCCTGCTGCACGGCGCGTTCGCTCTCAGTGTCCAGGGCCGAGGTGGCTTCGTCGAAGACCCAGATCGGCGCGTCGCGGTAGAGCGCGCGGGCGATCGCCAGGCGCTGCCGCTGGCCGCCGGAGAGCTTGCTGCCGTTGGCACCGATGAGGGTGTCCAGGCCTTCGGGCAGCTGCTGCACAAAGTCCCACAGATGGGCGGCGCGCAGGGCTTGCTCCAGCCGCGCCGGGTCGCGCGGCTGGGCGTAGGCAATGTTCTCGGCCACCGAGGCATCAAACAGCACGATGTCTTGCGAGACCACGGCGAACTGGCGGCGCAGATGGGCTCGCTTGAGCTCGGCGATGTCCACGCCGTCGAGCAAGACCTGACCCTGGTCGGGCGTGCCGAAGCCCAGGAGCAGGTGGATGATGGAGCTCTTGCCCGCGCCCGAGGATCCGACCAGGGCGGTGGTCTGGCCCGGTGAGAAGTGCAGGTTCAGCCCATCCAGCGCGGGGCGCTCGCTGCCCGGGTATTGCAATCGAACTTCGCTCAACTGCAGCTCGCCGCGACATTGCTGCAGCTCACGCTGGCCACGGTCGGGCTCGGCTGGCATGTCCAGCAGCTCCAGGCAGCCGCGCGCGATCACCAGGGCATTGGTGATGGGCTGGGCCAGATCGCTGAGGTGGCGCAGGCGCGAGGTCAGCAGCAGCAAGGCGGTGACGAAGGCGGCAAACTCACCCACGCCGGTGTTGGCTTGGCGCGCCTGCAACAGGGCCACGCAGATGATCAGGGACAGGCCGACGCTGGCGATCAGCTGCGACAGCGGCTGGCTCAAAGCGCCGGCGGCCACCGCCTTGAGGCTGCTGCGCTGCAGTTCGCGCGCGCGATCGGCAAAGCTCTTGCGCTCATGCTCGACCGCATCGAAGCTGCGCACCACGCGCCAGGCGCGGGTGATGTCGTCGACCTTGTTGACCAGCTGCAGCTGGGCCTCGTAGCTGCGGCTGGACATGGCGCGCACGCGCTGGTTGACCTTCTTCACCACCACGGCCATCAGCGGCGTCACCACCATGGCCAGCAGGGTCAGCTGCCAGTTCATGTAGAGCAGGGTGCCGAGCATGGCCAGGGCCGGCAGGCCGTCGCGCAGCACGGTGATCAAGGTGTTGCCCAGCAGCGAGAGGATCTGCTGCGGATCGTTGACCACCTTGGTCACCGCCGTGCCCGGCTGCAGGCTGGTGAAGACGCGCGCATCGGCCTTGAGCAAGGCATCCAGCAGGGCGGCACGGAAATCCATGACGCTGCGGCTCAGCGTCCAGTGAAACAGGTACTGGCCGAGGAAGCCGAATAGGCCGCGCACCGCGAACAGGCCGATCAGCGTCACCGGCACCCACCAGACGCTGAAGGCATCGCGGGCAAAGCCATCGCCGAACACGTACTTGATCAGCTGCGGGATCAGCGGCTCGGTGGCCGCGGCGCCGATATAGGCCAGGATGGTCAGCGCCAGGCCGCCGCGGTAGGGCCGCACGAACTGGCGCAGGCGTTTCGCGATCTCACGGTCGGTTTGTGGGGCGAGGTCGCCGGGTTCAACGGGCGGCGTGCTGGAGGAGGGCTCGGGAACAGGCGCGGTCATAGCCTCGGATTGTCGCCGCTGTTCCTATACTGCCGGGCATGACCGATTCCCCCCGTTCCGCATCCGCCACAGGCCCAGCGTCGACCAGTTCACCCTTGCGCGTGCTTCATTTCGTCACCGGCGGTTTCTCAGGCGCCACGCAGGTGGCCGTGGATCTGGCGGCCTCGGGCGCGCAGGAAGCCGGGATGCAGACCTTGCTGGTCTTGCGCAGCAAGCGCAGCACCGAAGCGGCCCGGGTTCAGGCGCTGCGAGATCGGGGTCTGGATGTGGAACTGGTGCCGGGCTGGTCGCATCTCGCGACCTTGTGGGCGTTGTGGCGTGTGTGCCAGCGCTGGCAGCCACATCTGCTGGTCGCGCATGGTTTCCCCGAGCATCTGCTCGGCCGCTGGGCTGGCTGGTGGGCAAGGGTGCCCCTGCTGGTTCAGGTGGAGCACAACTCACGCGAGCGTTACAGCCCCTGGAAGCTCTGGCAAGCGCGTCGCCTGAGCCTGCACAGCGCGCGCTTGGTCGGCGTCTCCGAGGGCGTGCGGCAGCAGCTCTTGAAGCTCGGCATGCCAGCTGAAAAAACCCAGGCCATTCCCAACGGGGTGAATCTCGCGCCCTTCGCTGTGGCGGGCGAACGCGATTGGGCACAGCGGCAGCCAGGCATTGTCATGTCGGCGCGCTTCGCGCGTCAGAAAGATCACCTGACGCTCTTGCGGGCTCTGGCGCTTTTGAAGGCGCGCGGCTTGCGTCCCTCGCTGCTGCTGGCCGGCAGCGGCAAGCCCGGCTATCGACGCCGTGCCGAGGCCGAGGCCGCGCGCCTGGGTTTACGTGATCAGGTGCAATTTCTCGGGCATCACGCGGGCATGCCGGAATTGCTGATGAGCCAGCGCATCTGTGTGCTTGCCACGCATTACGAAGGCATGCCCCTGGCTCTGGTGGAGGGCATGGCTGCAGGCTGCGCCTGCGTCGCCTCTGATGTGGCCGGTGTCAGCGAGGTTTTGCAGTCAGGGCACACGGGGCTCTTGGTGCCTGAGAACGATGCCCAGGCTCTGGCCGACGCCTTGCAAAAGGTGCTGGAAGACGAGGACTTCGGCGCCCGCCTCGGTCGGGCCGCACGAGAGCGGGCCTTGCAGGAGCATGGCCTGGATTTGATGCGGCAACGCTATGCCGCGCTGTTTCGCAGCTTGGCGGCGCAGCTCAGCCGGTGAAGTGGGTGCCGGCCTGCCGCAACCAGTGGGCCAGCCGCAGGCCTCGCCAAAACCAGCCGCGTCGCCAGCAGGCGCGCAGCAGCTGCTGCGGCGCCAGCGGCGAACTGCGCTCGAAATCGGCCCGATAGTCACGCAACAGATGTGAGCGTGCCTTGTCGCTGAGCTCACGGCTGCGCTGTGCAAAACGGCAGGCCGTGACAAAGGTTCGTGCGGCGTACTGTGCCAGGGCCTGTTCGCCGCCTTCGTGGTGCACGCCTGCAGCACGCAAGCGTTGGGGCAGGCCGACCAGGGCGCCCATCATGTCCTGCACCTTGCGGGTGTTCATGCTGGCCAGGATGCTGCCTTCGCGTTGTCGATAGGCGACGCACACCCGTGGCAGGTGGCTGTAGCTGCGGCAGCGCAGCAGGAGCTCAGGCGTGGTGTACATGTCTTCAAAGTAGCGGCCTTCGGGGAAACGGAGATCGCTGCCCCAGATCTCGCGCTTCGCGATCTTGCTCCAGCTGTGCAGCAAACCTTGGCGGAATACCCCTTCGAGCAAGGCGCCACGGTCTTGCAGACGCTGGGCGGGAGGGCCTGCGAAAGTCCGGCGGTGCAATTCACCGCGCAAGCGGTGCTTGAGCCGTTCCCGTTCGCGCAGCACCCGGAAATCGACCAGAACCAGATCCGGGCTTTGCAGTTCGCGAATCTGGCCGGCCAATGCCGCGAGCGCCCCGGGCATCAGCAAGTCGTCGGAATCGAGGAACCAAAGGTAGGCTCCCTGGCTGGCTTCGAGCAAGCTGTTGCGTGCGGCGCTGAGGCCGCGGTTGCGCTCATGGCGGAGCAGGCGCAGCGGATGAGGCGATTGCGCCGCCAGCGCTTCCATCAATTGCGCCGAGCCGTCGCTGGAGGCGTCATCGAGCAGCAGGATTTCAACCCCGTTCAGTTCTTGCGAGAGCACCGAGTTCATGCACTCGCCGAGGTAGGCCTCGACGTTGTAGACCGGGATCAGGATGCTGAGCCAGGGATTTGTGCCGGAACTGGGTGTGGATTGAGCCGGGTTCATGGTGGGCTCGCTGGCATCAGTTGCGCCAGGGCGCTGGAGGGCAGGACAGGTCGTCGCGCCAAGCCTTGTTCGAGAACCCGGCGGTCAGGGCCCCGAAGCTTGATCAAGGCAGGTAGTCGGGCGGGGCAGGGGGTCAGGGCCAGGCGGGCGTAGAGATGACGCTTACGCCAACCCAGGGCTGCATGCAGGGCGTAGGCCGAATCCTCGGCGCACAACAGGGCGAGGCGGAAGCGCTGCGGCTCACGGTCCAGCAAGTCCGCCACGGCCACGTGCATCAGCAAGTAGCGCTGAAAGTCAGGGGTCAGGTCTTGCACCACACGTTCGAAGCGTCCCTGGTCTTGCAGCGATTGCAGCAAGGTTTCGGCACCGATCTGCAAGGCATGGTCCAGGGCTTGTGCCCAGGCCTTGGCAAAGCCGCTGCCGGGCACGGCCGCCAAGAACCAGT contains:
- a CDS encoding glycosyltransferase, encoding MTDSPRSASATGPASTSSPLRVLHFVTGGFSGATQVAVDLAASGAQEAGMQTLLVLRSKRSTEAARVQALRDRGLDVELVPGWSHLATLWALWRVCQRWQPHLLVAHGFPEHLLGRWAGWWARVPLLVQVEHNSRERYSPWKLWQARRLSLHSARLVGVSEGVRQQLLKLGMPAEKTQAIPNGVNLAPFAVAGERDWAQRQPGIVMSARFARQKDHLTLLRALALLKARGLRPSLLLAGSGKPGYRRRAEAEAARLGLRDQVQFLGHHAGMPELLMSQRICVLATHYEGMPLALVEGMAAGCACVASDVAGVSEVLQSGHTGLLVPENDAQALADALQKVLEDEDFGARLGRAARERALQEHGLDLMRQRYAALFRSLAAQLSR
- a CDS encoding response regulator, which encodes MDCLVVDDDQEIRLSLQSYLQRFDIRAQTAADGVEMRRLIANQHFDVVILDLMLPGEGGLSLCQWLQQRGGPPVIMLTAHGDPINRVLGLEMGADDYLGKPFEPRELVARIHALMRRIKKAGAPEDVQGAHLGSARLLQFEGWRFDRMLRQLISPEEVVMALSQAEFRMLSALVERPGRVLSREQLIELTRAPGVDVNDRSVDLSISRLRQKLGDSSREPRLIRTLRGEGYLFDATPQVLKGGTA
- a CDS encoding ATP-binding protein; the protein is MSWARRASAALFKDSLAKRLFLLLWLSLVLSHVLAFATVRWLHFSDASPPGLQPAEGPGAHPPPPPPHRAAGPGAGPGEPGRLPTFPSLPPTRGLQMLEQPSGPPRGAGPGGPRPPGLNAAQTALDYGVRLLVMALAAWLGSRWLAQPMRRLMQASAGLGDAVKGRAPLPQLDEGSGTFEVREAARLYNQMARQMRQQFNERGLLVAAISHDLRTPLTRLRMRLETLSLEEGPRRAAVGDIVEMSAMIDSVLELFQGDGLASTEAAQIQDLSALLTALSDDLSEQGHAVHCSGPPARVRAQPSALRRVFGNLLGNAIRYGGSAEVSVVLEDQRVRVRIEDPGPGIPTEQLEAVFQPFYRLESSRNRHTGGTGLGLYIARDLIERQGGRLQLSNRAEGGLCAEVELPLA
- a CDS encoding ComEA family DNA-binding protein codes for the protein MDAAPSRRQLLMCGLAAACLARPPLASAQSDPSPKPLELNTASRAQLESLRGLGPALVERLLHARQQQAFEGWADLRQRVRGIGPALARQLSEQGLRVAGQAWQDREPKASTSAP
- the msbA gene encoding lipid A export permease/ATP-binding protein MsbA; this translates as MTAPVPEPSSSTPPVEPGDLAPQTDREIAKRLRQFVRPYRGGLALTILAYIGAAATEPLIPQLIKYVFGDGFARDAFSVWWVPVTLIGLFAVRGLFGFLGQYLFHWTLSRSVMDFRAALLDALLKADARVFTSLQPGTAVTKVVNDPQQILSLLGNTLITVLRDGLPALAMLGTLLYMNWQLTLLAMVVTPLMAVVVKKVNQRVRAMSSRSYEAQLQLVNKVDDITRAWRVVRSFDAVEHERKSFADRARELQRSSLKAVAAGALSQPLSQLIASVGLSLIICVALLQARQANTGVGEFAAFVTALLLLTSRLRHLSDLAQPITNALVIARGCLELLDMPAEPDRGQRELQQCRGELQLSEVRLQYPGSERPALDGLNLHFSPGQTTALVGSSGAGKSSIIHLLLGFGTPDQGQVLLDGVDIAELKRAHLRRQFAVVSQDIVLFDASVAENIAYAQPRDPARLEQALRAAHLWDFVQQLPEGLDTLIGANGSKLSGGQRQRLAIARALYRDAPIWVFDEATSALDTESERAVQQALEMWQGRKTLIVIAHRLSTIRSADQIHVMSQGRVSESGSHAELLARDGAYAAMVRAQNGE
- a CDS encoding peptidase associated/transthyretin-like domain-containing protein; translation: MSLHPSPSPLFTAAHAPREDHDLGLSHDLARLEAGRLQRRRALAWFATVAGSASSLGLVACGGGGSEGSSSSSNGGSSSGSTGGGGSNNSACPLIPEETAGPYPGDGSNSANGSIANALALSGIVRRDIRSSIAGASGLAGGVPLTLTLRLQNSNSSSCADLSAYAVYLWHCDREGRYSMYSSGVTDQNYLRGVQSSGSDGLVVFDTVFPGCYDGRMPHMHFEVYRSQALASGYANKLRTSQIAFPEAICQQVYSSATGYNASSSNFARISFATDNVFSDGVSSQLASVSGNVSQGYAATLNVGVGA